One window from the genome of Methanobrevibacter olleyae encodes:
- a CDS encoding GNAT family N-acetyltransferase, producing the protein MDKEDFIINEDNSQKIYLSEKSIAIIDILEKEYPYIYDSLNEEDLLLKSYDCSLFKELVFENKVVGFVSYDFSREFFTVALNNIYVLPKFRGNRLFLDELERVMLEHSKPSIIEPNRLIVELLIKYGFAKKIRNNIVASAIEFIIPPNQVISNKNQDLEEEVSTHFYDLNICSSIHILDYDNSHIVYNTPLNYDIIHYNCLENRYEANDSYFNEINQYFIENIDYINETISNLENQLKLKNYNLDEVIGPEEYFSDYMESLIDDAHLNHIKALKIKNQIKKEFEEGLISNESLLIRLNYLSKEKKEPFTKSHSETCPYCNMPMDSHDKFCHYCGINFDFKKYFY; encoded by the coding sequence ATGGATAAAGAAGATTTTATAATTAATGAAGACAATTCTCAAAAGATATATCTTAGTGAAAAATCAATTGCTATAATAGATATTTTAGAAAAAGAGTATCCTTATATTTATGATTCTTTAAATGAAGAAGATCTATTATTAAAATCCTATGATTGTAGCTTATTTAAAGAATTAGTATTTGAAAATAAAGTTGTAGGATTTGTAAGTTACGATTTTTCAAGAGAATTTTTTACAGTTGCATTAAACAATATCTATGTTTTACCTAAGTTTCGTGGAAATAGATTATTTTTAGATGAGCTAGAGAGGGTTATGTTAGAACATAGTAAACCTAGTATAATAGAACCAAATCGTTTAATTGTTGAACTATTAATTAAATATGGCTTTGCTAAAAAGATTAGAAACAATATTGTTGCAAGTGCAATAGAGTTTATCATTCCTCCAAATCAAGTTATCTCAAATAAGAATCAAGATTTAGAGGAAGAGGTATCAACTCATTTTTATGATTTAAATATATGTTCAAGTATTCATATATTGGATTATGATAATAGCCATATTGTATATAACACTCCTTTAAATTATGATATAATTCATTATAACTGTTTAGAAAATCGATATGAGGCTAATGATTCTTATTTCAATGAAATAAATCAGTATTTTATAGAAAATATAGATTATATAAATGAAACTATTTCTAATTTAGAAAATCAGTTAAAACTTAAAAATTACAATCTAGATGAGGTAATTGGTCCTGAAGAATATTTCTCAGATTATATGGAATCTCTAATAGATGATGCCCATTTAAATCATATTAAAGCATTAAAAATCAAAAATCAAATAAAAAAAGAGTTTGAAGAAGGGTTAATTTCTAATGAATCTCTATTAATTAGATTAAATTATTTATCTAAGGAGAAAAAAGAACCTTTTACTAAATCCCATAGTGAAACATGTCCATATTGCAATATGCCTATGGATAGCCATGATAAGTTCTGTCATTATTGTGGGATTAACTTTGACTTTAAAAAATATTTTTATTAG
- the hmgA gene encoding hydroxymethylglutaryl-CoA reductase (NADPH): MDKEEIISKLLAGEMKLYQIDKFSENATEALDIRREFIEKYSDCELSQIANYTLDMEMAMVKNIENPIGTVQIPIGVAGPLKINGEHAKDDFFVPLATSEGALVASINRGCSAITAAGGANARVIADKMTRAPVIKTESLVEAVKVKQWFEDKFEELKEIAESTTSHGKLIKIDPIIIVGNYVYPRFVYSTGDSMGMNMVTIATEKVLEKLYKDLGVHAIALSGNLCVDKKPSAINIVEGRGKTVVADILIPEDIVRTKLKTTAKAIEEVNIAKNLIGSAAAGSMAYNAHFANMIGAIFLATGQDEAHVVEGSLGITTAEDKDGDLYFSVNMPDLPIATIGGGTRLETANEGLKIIDCAGSEKVGKFAEIVISTVLAGELSLIGALAAGHLAKAHKELGR; the protein is encoded by the coding sequence ATGGACAAAGAAGAAATCATTAGTAAGTTATTAGCTGGTGAAATGAAACTTTATCAAATTGATAAATTTAGTGAAAATGCTACAGAAGCTTTAGATATTAGAAGAGAGTTTATAGAAAAATATTCTGATTGTGAACTTAGTCAAATAGCTAATTATACATTAGATATGGAAATGGCTATGGTTAAAAATATTGAAAATCCAATAGGAACTGTACAAATACCTATTGGAGTAGCTGGGCCATTAAAAATTAATGGAGAACATGCAAAAGATGATTTCTTTGTACCTCTTGCAACATCTGAAGGTGCATTAGTTGCATCAATTAATAGAGGTTGTTCAGCTATTACTGCTGCTGGAGGAGCTAATGCAAGAGTTATCGCTGATAAAATGACAAGAGCTCCTGTAATCAAAACAGAATCTCTTGTTGAAGCTGTTAAAGTAAAACAATGGTTTGAAGATAAGTTTGAAGAACTTAAAGAAATAGCAGAATCTACAACTAGTCATGGAAAATTGATTAAAATAGATCCAATTATCATCGTAGGAAATTATGTTTATCCACGTTTTGTATACTCAACCGGAGACAGTATGGGTATGAATATGGTTACAATAGCTACTGAAAAGGTTTTGGAAAAATTATACAAAGATTTAGGAGTGCATGCAATTGCATTAAGTGGAAATCTTTGTGTAGATAAAAAACCCTCAGCTATCAATATAGTTGAAGGTAGGGGAAAAACCGTTGTTGCAGATATTTTAATTCCAGAGGATATTGTAAGAACTAAACTTAAAACAACTGCAAAGGCAATTGAAGAAGTAAACATTGCTAAAAATTTAATAGGTTCTGCTGCAGCTGGTAGTATGGCTTATAATGCTCATTTTGCTAATATGATTGGAGCAATCTTTTTAGCAACCGGTCAAGATGAAGCACATGTTGTAGAGGGTTCTCTCGGTATTACAACTGCTGAAGATAAGGATGGAGATTTGTATTTCTCTGTAAATATGCCGGATTTGCCAATAGCTACTATTGGCGGTGGAACAAGACTTGAAACTGCAAATGAAGGATTAAAGATAATTGATTGTGCAGGTAGTGAAAAGGTAGGTAAATTTGCCGAGATTGTTATTTCAACTGTTCTGGCAGGTGAATTATCTTTAATTGGTGCATTAGCTGCCGGCCATTTAGCTAAAGCTCACAAAGAGCTTGGAAGATAA
- the sucD gene encoding succinate--CoA ligase subunit alpha, translating into MIILNENTRCLVQGITGKQGKFHTEQMIDYNTNIVAGVTPGKGGQEVFGVPVFDSIEEAKESTDVNASIIFVPAPFAKDAAFESIEHLDLVIIITEHIPVHDTMEIMAYASEKGVTVIGPNTPGVISPKVGKLGIMPTHIFSEGNVGLISRSGTLTYEIASQLTRAGIGQSTCVGIGGDPVIGTPYIDVLKMFEEDPETDEIVLIGEIGGEAEETAAKYIEENITKPVVAYIAGIAAPPGKRMGHAGAIIAGNSGTAKSKMEALAAAGVKVAQKPSEIVDHIKEVRGK; encoded by the coding sequence ATGATAATATTAAATGAAAATACTAGATGTTTAGTACAGGGAATCACTGGAAAACAAGGTAAATTCCACACTGAACAAATGATTGATTATAATACTAATATTGTAGCAGGAGTAACTCCAGGTAAAGGCGGTCAAGAAGTTTTTGGAGTTCCTGTTTTTGATTCTATTGAAGAAGCTAAAGAAAGCACTGATGTAAATGCATCAATTATATTTGTACCAGCTCCATTTGCTAAAGATGCTGCATTTGAATCGATTGAGCATTTAGATTTGGTTATTATAATCACTGAACACATTCCTGTTCATGATACTATGGAAATTATGGCTTATGCTAGTGAGAAGGGGGTAACTGTTATTGGACCAAATACTCCTGGAGTTATTTCTCCTAAAGTAGGAAAACTTGGTATTATGCCAACTCATATCTTCTCTGAAGGTAATGTAGGGCTAATTTCTAGAAGCGGTACATTAACCTATGAAATTGCAAGCCAGTTAACTCGTGCAGGAATCGGTCAAAGTACTTGTGTAGGTATTGGAGGAGATCCAGTTATTGGCACTCCATATATTGATGTATTAAAGATGTTTGAAGAAGACCCTGAAACTGATGAAATAGTATTGATTGGTGAAATCGGTGGAGAGGCAGAGGAAACTGCTGCTAAATATATTGAAGAGAACATTACTAAGCCAGTTGTAGCTTATATTGCAGGGATTGCTGCACCACCTGGAAAAAGAATGGGTCATGCAGGTGCAATTATTGCAGGTAATTCCGGAACTGCAAAAAGCAAAATGGAAGCTTTGGCAGCTGCTGGTGTGAAAGTAGCTCAAAAACCTTCTGAAATCGTAGATCATATTAAAGAAGTTCGTGGAAAATAA
- the aroD gene encoding type I 3-dehydroquinate dehydratase: MYSETKIVIPIFQKNKENILKVANECIIKGADILELRIDGMENPNPQTVKEIIGEIDFPIIATNRTSKEGGSFRGSDEERVAILRECADLADYIDIELQTDKELIKSITDTGVKTIISYHNFKQTPDLDILMDIVIREKELGDIAKIAVMPNSLEDTLTILPILSHFDNTVAISMGELGSYTRVIASKFNSPFTFAVVNDNTAPGQIDIDTMKTLLNSDLINTDDLK; the protein is encoded by the coding sequence ATGTATAGTGAAACTAAAATAGTTATTCCAATTTTTCAAAAGAACAAAGAAAACATATTAAAGGTAGCTAATGAATGTATTATAAAAGGTGCAGATATTCTTGAGTTAAGAATTGATGGTATGGAAAACCCCAATCCCCAAACTGTTAAGGAGATTATAGGAGAAATTGATTTTCCAATAATAGCTACAAATAGAACCAGCAAAGAAGGCGGATCTTTTAGAGGAAGTGATGAAGAGAGAGTAGCTATATTAAGAGAATGTGCTGATCTAGCTGATTATATTGATATTGAGCTTCAAACAGATAAAGAGCTTATTAAATCAATTACAGATACCGGAGTTAAAACCATTATTTCTTATCATAACTTTAAACAAACCCCAGATCTTGATATATTGATGGATATAGTTATTCGAGAAAAAGAGCTTGGAGACATTGCAAAAATAGCTGTAATGCCAAATTCACTTGAAGATACTTTAACAATTCTCCCTATTTTATCTCATTTTGATAATACTGTAGCTATCTCTATGGGAGAATTAGGTAGCTATACAAGAGTGATTGCTTCTAAATTCAATTCACCATTTACCTTTGCAGTAGTTAATGACAATACTGCTCCAGGCCAAATAGATATTGATACTATGAAAACATTACTTAATAGTGATTTAATCAATACAGACGATTTAAAATGA
- the uvrB gene encoding excinuclease ABC subunit UvrB: protein MKEFKLKSPYKPLGDQPQAIESLSNGIKKGFHEQTLLGVTGSGKTYTMANIIEKVQKPTLIISHNKTLAAQLYEEFKVFFPDNAVEYFVSYYDYYQPEAYVPRTDTFIDKEASINEEIDIMRHSATQSLLSRDDVIVVSSVSCIYGIGSPEDYGEFAFSISVGDIYDRSDIIRKLIFMQYERNDIAFERGQFRVRGDVIEINPVHGTPPIRIELFGDEIDAISIIDPVTGKKEESILRYMIFPAKHFVVGADRMDQALKDINDELESRLNELNLTGKYLEAQRLEQRTRFDIEMLEEMGYCPGIENYSMHLSGRNWGDMPYSLLKYFPDDYLTIIDESHVTVPQIRGMYNGDRARKETLVEYGFRLPSAKENRPLRFDEFEASQNQVLYVSATPGAYEISRSQNLVEQIIRPTGLVDPKITIRPVQGQVEDLLGEVRNKVAKDQRVLVTTLTKRMAEDLTDYYAKIGIKVRYLHSEIDTLERVEIIDDLRRGEFDVLVGVNLLREGLDLPEVGLVAILDADKEGFLRSETSLIQTIGRAARNVDGEVLMYVDDMTDSVRNAVDITNKRRKLQMAYNEKYNITPQSTYRTLKDKKPSTKKTPSRDDLKGMPKDELKLLIKDLESEMKEAANDLDFERAAILRDQIVALKSIKK, encoded by the coding sequence TTGAAAGAATTTAAACTTAAATCTCCATATAAACCACTAGGTGATCAGCCACAGGCTATTGAATCCTTATCTAATGGAATAAAAAAAGGATTTCATGAACAAACACTGCTAGGTGTTACTGGTTCTGGAAAAACATATACAATGGCTAATATTATTGAAAAAGTTCAAAAACCAACACTTATCATATCCCATAATAAAACATTAGCTGCACAATTATACGAGGAATTTAAAGTATTTTTCCCAGATAATGCTGTTGAATACTTTGTTAGCTATTATGATTACTACCAACCTGAAGCTTATGTACCGAGAACAGATACATTTATCGATAAAGAAGCTTCAATAAACGAAGAAATAGATATAATGAGACATTCTGCTACACAATCATTACTATCTCGTGATGATGTTATTGTAGTTAGTAGTGTAAGTTGTATTTATGGTATAGGTTCACCTGAAGATTATGGGGAATTTGCATTTTCAATATCTGTAGGTGATATTTACGACCGTTCAGATATTATTCGCAAACTTATTTTTATGCAGTATGAAAGAAATGATATTGCATTTGAAAGAGGTCAGTTTAGAGTAAGAGGAGATGTAATTGAAATTAATCCAGTTCATGGAACTCCACCAATAAGAATTGAATTATTTGGTGATGAAATTGATGCAATTAGCATAATTGACCCAGTAACCGGCAAAAAAGAAGAATCTATTCTAAGATATATGATATTTCCAGCTAAGCACTTTGTTGTAGGTGCTGATAGAATGGATCAAGCTTTAAAAGATATTAATGATGAGCTTGAATCAAGGCTTAATGAGTTAAATCTAACTGGGAAATATCTTGAAGCTCAAAGATTAGAACAGAGAACCCGTTTTGATATAGAAATGCTAGAAGAGATGGGCTATTGTCCAGGTATTGAAAACTATTCTATGCATTTATCTGGAAGAAATTGGGGAGATATGCCTTATTCATTGCTTAAATATTTCCCAGATGATTACTTAACAATTATTGATGAATCTCATGTAACGGTTCCACAAATTAGAGGAATGTACAATGGAGATAGAGCAAGAAAAGAAACTCTTGTAGAATATGGTTTTAGATTACCTTCTGCAAAAGAAAATAGGCCTTTACGTTTTGATGAATTTGAAGCCTCTCAAAATCAGGTTCTTTATGTATCAGCTACTCCTGGAGCTTATGAAATATCCAGAAGTCAAAATCTAGTAGAGCAAATTATCAGACCAACCGGACTTGTTGACCCTAAAATAACAATTAGGCCCGTTCAAGGGCAAGTCGAAGATTTACTTGGAGAAGTTAGAAATAAAGTAGCTAAAGACCAAAGGGTGCTTGTAACTACTTTAACTAAAAGGATGGCTGAAGATTTAACTGATTATTATGCTAAAATAGGCATTAAAGTCAGATATCTTCACTCTGAAATTGATACACTTGAAAGAGTGGAAATTATTGATGATTTAAGACGTGGAGAGTTTGATGTACTTGTAGGTGTAAACTTATTGAGAGAAGGATTAGATCTACCTGAAGTAGGGCTTGTAGCTATTTTAGATGCAGATAAAGAAGGGTTTTTACGTTCTGAAACCTCCCTTATTCAAACAATTGGAAGGGCTGCAAGAAATGTAGATGGTGAAGTATTAATGTATGTTGATGATATGACAGATTCTGTTAGAAATGCCGTTGATATTACAAATAAAAGAAGAAAATTGCAAATGGCATATAATGAGAAGTATAATATCACTCCACAATCTACCTACAGAACTCTTAAAGATAAAAAGCCATCTACTAAGAAAACCCCTTCAAGAGATGACCTTAAAGGTATGCCTAAAGATGAGCTTAAATTGTTAATTAAAGATTTAGAATCAGAAATGAAAGAGGCTGCTAATGACTTAGACTTTGAAAGAGCTGCAATTTTAAGAGATCAAATTGTGGCTTTAAAGAGCATTAAAAAATAG
- a CDS encoding tetratricopeptide repeat protein — protein MNFDELMEKGNQLRKENKYEEALGAYQSALEIDSKRPEAWNMKASTLGLLNKTDEAIECFDKSLEINMENDETWFLKGMTLFAVNRFNEANACFDRAINSNPQNPTYWKYKGMVLSQLNQNTDALKCLDNALELNPDDESIIIFRNTVLQDIEKEE, from the coding sequence ATGAATTTTGATGAATTGATGGAGAAAGGAAATCAATTAAGAAAAGAAAATAAGTATGAAGAAGCATTAGGTGCTTATCAATCAGCATTAGAGATTGATAGTAAACGTCCTGAAGCTTGGAATATGAAAGCAAGTACTTTAGGCCTTTTAAATAAAACTGATGAAGCTATTGAATGCTTTGATAAATCATTGGAAATTAATATGGAAAATGACGAAACTTGGTTTTTAAAAGGAATGACTTTATTTGCTGTAAACCGTTTTAATGAAGCAAATGCTTGTTTTGATAGGGCAATAAATTCCAATCCTCAAAACCCAACATATTGGAAATATAAAGGCATGGTTTTAAGTCAATTAAATCAAAATACAGATGCTTTAAAATGTTTAGATAATGCATTAGAATTAAATCCTGATGATGAATCAATCATTATCTTTAGAAATACTGTTTTGCAAGATATAGAAAAAGAAGAATAA
- a CDS encoding NADH-quinone oxidoreductase subunit I has product MRARARFRGCSSPSLLKSLTRLVKINGEIRANGKKCILCKKCEIICPRGAIQVDKKNRKWYFTPSKCIKCYNCTNICPKNAIMIFP; this is encoded by the coding sequence ATGAGAGCTAGAGCTAGATTTAGAGGATGTAGCAGTCCATCATTATTAAAATCTTTAACAAGACTTGTTAAAATAAATGGAGAAATTAGAGCTAATGGCAAAAAATGCATTTTATGTAAAAAATGTGAAATCATTTGTCCCAGAGGAGCTATTCAAGTGGATAAGAAAAATAGAAAATGGTATTTTACACCTAGTAAATGTATTAAATGTTATAATTGCACCAATATATGCCCAAAAAATGCAATAATGATTTTCCCATAA
- the uvrC gene encoding excinuclease ABC subunit UvrC: MSTKVNSPDELPQKPGIYIMKDKNEEIIYVGKSKSLKNRVKSYFQKNLDRAKTQVLMSHFNSLEYIVTNSEKEALILEANLIKKHRPRYNIRLKDDKRYPYVKLTDEDFPKIVITRNIGKTGTYYGPFTDVTAVRQTVKFLKQLFRIRTCKRMNGPCLNSQIDLCYGPCNGQITKEEYQEHIKKIDLFFQGKYNKIIKDLESEMKEAASKEEFEKAAIIRDQINSIDEVMKKQFVEFENDLDQDIIAISYTIQNAVVVVMNIRSGKIVGKDDFLMDGSRHTRSDEVISAFIKQYYGINRHIPKEILLEEEIPDNELIEEWLSDLRGNKVSLKVPQKGNKLRLVRMASKNANIIKNQKQKMENSMIELKKYLKLEKLPRVIEGYDISNISGKLAVGSKVSFLDGKPNKKQYKKFKMNTPGPNDFAMMKELLERRLKPLKEHYDKLRINEEDIKNKKSETEKVEPLKLGDEPNLIVIDGGKGQLGMAVDVLNEYKLNHIPIISLAKEFEEIYIPNSSFPIKIPQNNEALHLLQQVRDESHRFAVTYHRKLRSKKIEESPLDNIVGVGKKRKIELLKHFKDLDGVKKASIKEISEVKGMNEKVASNVYNYFNGEDNE, encoded by the coding sequence ATGTCAACTAAAGTAAACTCACCTGATGAACTTCCTCAAAAGCCTGGAATATATATAATGAAAGATAAAAATGAGGAAATCATCTATGTAGGAAAATCAAAATCACTTAAAAATAGGGTGAAATCTTATTTTCAAAAAAATCTTGATAGAGCTAAAACTCAAGTTTTGATGAGTCATTTCAATAGCCTAGAGTACATTGTAACAAACTCTGAAAAAGAGGCTCTTATCCTTGAAGCAAACTTAATTAAAAAACATAGACCTAGATATAATATTCGCCTAAAAGATGATAAAAGATATCCATATGTTAAATTAACTGATGAAGATTTTCCAAAAATTGTCATAACAAGAAACATAGGAAAGACTGGCACATATTATGGTCCTTTTACAGATGTAACTGCAGTTCGTCAAACTGTAAAGTTCTTAAAACAATTGTTTAGAATAAGAACTTGTAAGAGAATGAATGGACCATGCCTAAATAGCCAAATTGACCTATGCTATGGCCCTTGCAATGGCCAAATAACAAAAGAAGAATATCAAGAGCATATTAAAAAGATTGATCTATTCTTCCAGGGAAAATATAATAAAATCATAAAAGACTTAGAATCCGAAATGAAAGAAGCTGCCTCAAAAGAGGAATTTGAAAAAGCAGCTATAATAAGAGACCAAATTAATTCTATCGATGAAGTGATGAAAAAACAATTTGTAGAGTTTGAAAACGACTTAGACCAAGATATAATAGCTATTTCATACACTATTCAAAATGCCGTTGTGGTGGTAATGAACATAAGAAGTGGTAAGATAGTTGGAAAGGATGATTTCTTAATGGATGGATCAAGACACACCAGATCTGATGAAGTTATCTCTGCATTCATTAAACAATACTATGGAATAAATAGGCATATTCCTAAAGAGATATTACTTGAAGAAGAAATTCCTGATAATGAACTAATTGAAGAATGGTTAAGTGATTTAAGAGGAAATAAAGTATCTCTGAAAGTTCCTCAAAAAGGAAATAAGCTTAGACTTGTAAGAATGGCAAGTAAGAATGCAAATATCATTAAAAATCAAAAGCAAAAAATGGAAAACTCTATGATTGAACTTAAGAAATATCTTAAACTAGAGAAACTTCCAAGGGTAATTGAAGGCTATGACATTTCAAATATTTCTGGAAAGCTAGCAGTAGGTTCTAAAGTCTCATTTTTAGATGGCAAGCCTAATAAAAAGCAATATAAAAAATTTAAAATGAACACTCCCGGACCTAACGATTTTGCCATGATGAAAGAATTGCTAGAAAGGCGTTTAAAACCACTTAAAGAACATTATGATAAGCTAAGAATTAATGAAGAAGATATTAAAAATAAAAAGTCAGAAACTGAAAAGGTCGAGCCATTAAAACTAGGGGATGAGCCAAATCTTATAGTTATCGATGGGGGAAAAGGACAATTAGGAATGGCAGTTGATGTTTTAAATGAATATAAACTTAATCATATACCTATAATCAGTCTTGCTAAGGAGTTTGAAGAAATTTATATCCCAAATAGCAGTTTTCCAATAAAAATTCCTCAAAATAATGAAGCACTTCATCTCTTACAACAAGTTAGAGATGAATCACATAGATTTGCAGTTACATACCATAGAAAGCTAAGGTCTAAAAAAATTGAAGAATCCCCACTAGACAATATTGTTGGCGTAGGTAAAAAAAGAAAAATAGAGCTATTAAAACACTTCAAAGATTTAGATGGTGTTAAAAAAGCAAGTATAAAAGAAATTAGTGAAGTAAAAGGAATGAATGAAAAAGTAGCCAGCAATGTTTATAATTACTTTAATGGCGAAGATAATGAATAG
- a CDS encoding SseB family protein translates to MDERVENPVLKEIIKTAPEDMDEEQLESFVEAFMEARFIIPAELKSDIAALEGKTDEEIALDEEIDFEIMRLEDEEGNILFPLYTDDDELEKLDFEVYGLVISAEDFAHLLYEIDEDDFDGVIINPFHENAVELPLEAILELFDIVECDDPNCNDPNHHHHHGNEH, encoded by the coding sequence ATGGATGAAAGAGTTGAAAATCCGGTACTTAAAGAAATTATTAAAACTGCACCTGAAGATATGGATGAAGAACAATTAGAATCCTTCGTAGAAGCATTTATGGAAGCAAGGTTCATTATTCCAGCTGAATTAAAATCAGATATTGCAGCTCTTGAGGGAAAAACAGATGAAGAAATAGCTTTAGATGAGGAAATTGATTTTGAAATCATGAGGCTTGAAGATGAAGAGGGAAATATTTTATTCCCACTTTATACTGATGATGATGAGCTTGAAAAATTAGATTTTGAAGTTTATGGTTTAGTTATTTCAGCTGAAGACTTTGCTCATCTGTTATATGAAATTGACGAGGATGATTTTGATGGGGTTATTATTAACCCATTCCATGAAAATGCTGTTGAACTTCCTTTAGAAGCTATTTTAGAGCTTTTTGATATAGTTGAATGTGATGATCCTAACTGTAATGACCCAAACCATCACCATCATCATGGCAATGAACATTAG
- a CDS encoding 4-phosphopantoate--beta-alanine ligase, translating into MIPKTHPRYESLLLRDKVKNALKEGYLADSGMIAHGRGEAFDYLIGEKTTETAKKACEAAVATIYLAKNPVLSVNGNTTALAIDEIIELAKATNSKIEINLFYRTPERVEIITKMFKERGWEKILGGNDEELAYIDNLNSPRATASEEGSYTADVMLVPLEDGDRAEILVQNGKKIIAIDLNPVSRTAKMSTITIVDNIVRAVPLMTKIANEFKESGKAYDKEFLEKIVNNFSNEENLKDSLAAIELK; encoded by the coding sequence ATGATACCAAAAACTCATCCACGTTATGAATCATTATTATTAAGAGATAAAGTAAAAAATGCTTTAAAAGAAGGTTACCTTGCAGATTCTGGAATGATTGCTCATGGTAGAGGGGAAGCCTTTGATTATTTGATTGGAGAAAAAACTACAGAAACTGCTAAAAAAGCATGTGAAGCTGCAGTAGCAACTATTTATCTTGCTAAAAATCCTGTTTTATCAGTAAATGGGAATACTACTGCACTAGCTATTGATGAAATCATTGAACTTGCAAAGGCAACTAATTCTAAAATTGAAATAAATTTATTCTATAGAACTCCTGAAAGAGTTGAAATAATTACTAAAATGTTTAAAGAAAGAGGATGGGAAAAGATTCTTGGAGGAAATGATGAGGAATTAGCATATATAGATAACCTCAATAGCCCAAGAGCAACAGCTAGTGAAGAAGGTAGTTACACTGCAGATGTTATGCTTGTACCTCTTGAAGATGGTGATAGAGCAGAAATTTTAGTTCAAAATGGTAAAAAAATAATAGCTATTGATTTAAATCCAGTTTCAAGAACTGCTAAAATGTCTACTATAACAATTGTAGATAATATTGTAAGAGCTGTTCCACTAATGACTAAAATAGCTAATGAATTTAAAGAGTCTGGAAAAGCATATGATAAAGAATTTTTAGAAAAGATTGTTAAT